GGCAAACGCTACTTATAAAAGAGATGTGTCAACCTATGCTATTTGTGATGTAACAAAGACCGAATCTATTGCTTCTGCCTATAAAAAAGCATGTATTGAGTTTGGTGGTGTCGATATCGTAGTACATAGTGCAGGGTTAGCGATTTCAAAAGCTCTAGAAGATACCACAGATAAAGATTGGAATATTTTACAAGATATTTTAGTAAAAGGTCAGTTCTATTTAGCAAAGCAATCCGCAGCCATTATGCGTCAGCAAGGTTTAGGAGGTAATTTTATTTCTATCGCTAGTAAAAACGGATTAGTAGCTGGACCTAATAACGTAGCCTATGGTACTGCTAAAGCAGCACAACAACACATGGTACGTTTATTAGCCGCTGAATTAGGTAAAGATAAAATTAGAGTAAATACTGTAAACCCAGATGGTGTTATTATAGGGAGTAAAATTTGGGAAGGTGCTTGGGCAGAAGGGAGAGCAAAAGCAAATGGCATTACGGTAGAAGAATTACCTGCTTTTTATGCTAAAAGAAACTTACTAAATGAAATCATTACACCTGATGATATTGCAAATGGCGTGTTCGCTTTGGTTGGAATTCTAGATAAGTCTACTGGAAATATTATTAATGTTGATGGGGGTATGGCGAATGCTTTCGTACGTTAAATTATTTTGATAAAAACAGAACTTTTATCTTTAAAAATTTCATCTAATAACTAAGATATACCTATAAATGCGTTTAGACAAAACACACATAGAAGATTGCAATAAAAAAGACCTATTAAATCATACGACTGATTTTGATTTCCTTGCTAACAGTTTAACAAAAAATGGATCAAATGTTGATCAGTTAGTAAAAAAATTAGCTGATTTTCAAGTAGCCATTCCTAGTTGGGCTCTAGGCGCTGGTGGAACACGTTTTGGACGTTTTGGCTTCCAAGGAGAACCATCAAACTTAGAGCAAAAAATAGATGATATTGGGATGATTCATGCCCTTACGCAAACAGCAGGAGCCGTATCGCTGCATATTCCTTGGGATGTTCCTAATGATTATGCTGCAATTAAAGAAAAAGCGGCTTCCCACAATATTTTATTTGATGCTGTAAATTCTAATACTTTTCAAGATCAAAAAAATGCCAAAGAGAGCTATAAATTTGGCTCTTTAAGCAATACAAGTAAGGCCGTTCGCGATCAAGCCATTGCTCATAATATTGATGTAATCAATATTGGCAACAAACTAGGTTCAAAAAGTTTAACGGTATGGTTAGCTGATGGTTCTAATTTTCCAGGCCAAAGTAATTTTCAAACCGTACTAAGTCATACACAAGGTAGTTTAAAGGAAATTTATAGAGGATTACCGGAGGATTGGAAGCTATTTATTGAATATAAACCTTATGAACCTAATTTCTATAGTACTGTTATTCAAGATTGGGGAACTTCATTCATGTTGGCTAACGAATGTGGCGATAAAGCCTATACCTTAGTTGATTTAGGACATCATTTACCAAATACGAATATTGAACAAATTGTAGCCACGTTAATGTTAAAAGGGAAACTAGGTGGTTTTCATTTTAATGATAGTAAATATGGTGATGACGATGTTACCGTTGGAAGTATAAAACCTTATGCCTTGTTTTTAATATTTAATGCCTTGGTTTACGGGATGGAAAATAATCCACAGAATCCGTATCCTGCCTGGATGATCGATGCTAGTCATAATATAAAAGATCCTTTAGAAGATATTATGCAATCTTTAGAAGCGATTCAAGAAGCCTATGCAAAAGCGCTGTTAGTAGACCAAAAAGCATTAAAAGAAGCGCAAGAAAATCATGATGTAGTGAAATGTCAAGAGCTAATTCAAAATGCGTACAGAACAGATGTTCGCCCTTTATTAGCTAAAGCTCGTTTAGTACGTGGAGGTGCATTGAACCCAATAGAAGCGTATAGAACACTCCAAATACGGAAAAAATTGATTGATGAAAGAGGTGCAAATTCAGTAGCATCGGGATTATAATACATAACCATGAAGAAGGTAACTGCTGTATTTGATATTGGAAAAACAAATAAGAAATTTTTTCTTTTTGATGCTGATTTTCAAGAAATTTATAGAGAATATACAAGGTTTGAGCTGATTGAAGATGAAGACGGTTATCCAACAGAAGACTTAGCCTCTTTACAAATTTGGTTAAAAGAAGTTTTTGATAGAATTCTACATGCAGAAGAATATAATATTATAGCTATTAATTTTTCAACGTATGGAGCCAGTTTTGTTCATTTAGACGAAAACGGAGAGGTTGTGACCCCGCTTTATAATTATACAAAAACTTTAGATCAAAGCTTAATTACAGAATTCTATGATACCTATGGGCCAGAAATAGAATTTTCAACAGCAACGGGATCTTCTAATTCAGGAATGCTGAATTCAGGAATGCAACTCTATTGGTTAAAACATACCCAACCTAAAGTCTATCAAAAAATTGCTCTTTCGTTGCACCTTCCACAATATATCAGCTATATATTTACAGGTATCCCTTTAAGTGAATACACCAGTATTGGCTGTCACACAGGTTTATGGGATTATAGCAAAAAAGACTACCATAGTTGGGTGTATCAAGAAGGCATTCATACCAAACTACCCCCTATTGTTTCTACTGAAACCAGTATTAACATGAACTATAACGGCAAACGTATCAAAATAGGTGTTGGCATTCATGATAGTTCTGCCGCTCTTTTACCTTATGTACGAAGTGTAAAAGAAAAATTTATTTTAGTATCAACAGGTACATGGAGTATTGCGCTTAACCCATTTTCAGAACAATTATTATCTAATGAAGATATAGAGAAAAATTGTATTAATTACATGCGTATAAATGGAAAACCTGTTAAATCTAGTCGCTTATTTTTAGGTAATGAATATAGTCTTCAAGTAAAAGAATTGTCAGATAAATTTGAGGTAGATAAAGACTATCATAAAACTGTAATGTTTAATTATGATACTTTTTTTGATATCATAAAAGACTTTAATTACAGTTTTAAATGGAAAAGTATTGTGCATGAAAATATGCCTAAAGAAACTACTGTTTCTTATGATAAATTTGAACATGCCTATCACCATTTAATGATAGAGTTAGTTTTATTACAAGTAGAAAGTATAAAAATCGCAACAGGCGATGATACTATTGAAAAATTATTTATTGATGGTGGTTTCAGTGATAATGATGTGTATATTAAATTAGTATCGCATTATTTACGAAATATGGTCTTGAGAACAACAGACTCCTCTTTAGGTTCAGCTATGGGTGCTGCCATTGCTATATCAGATACCAAGTTAAATTCTAAATTCTTAAAAAAGAATTATTCTTTAAAAAAACATATTCCTTTTATATCAAAATAAAAAATACGCACCGAATGGCTATGAAATTTAATTCTGATTACCCGTCTATGGACGATTTACGAAACAAAGCCATGAAGCGTATTCCAAAATTTGCTTTTGAATACTTAGATGGTGGTTGTAATGAAGATGTAAGTATTGTTAGAAATACTGCCGACATAAGAGAAGTACAATTACAACCCAGATACCTTAGAAATGAAGGTATAAGTTCTACAAAAACAAAAGTATTAGGAATGGAGTTTGACGCTCCTTTCGGAATAGCTCCAGTAGGCTTGCAAGGTTTAATGTGGCCTAATTCCCCACAGATTTTAGCAAAAGCGGCTCACCAACATAACATTCCTTTTATTCTGAGTACGGTAACCACTATGGATATTGAAACTGCAAGTGAACTTACCGAAGGTAACGCTTGGTTTCAGTTATACAACCCTGCAGAGGATAGTCTAAGAGATGATATTATCAATAGAGCCGAAGCTGCTGGTTGTCCCGTTTTAGTATTATTGTGTGATGTACCCACTTTTGGATATCGGCCAAGAGATATCCGTAACGGATTGGCTTTACCACCCAAAATGTCGATTACCAATATTTTACAAATATTAGGAAAACCGACTTGGGCTTATAACACCTTAAAATACGGTCAACCCACTTTTGAAACTTTAAAACCTTATACACCAGAAGGTTTAAACTTAAAGCAGTTAGGGCAGTTTATGGATAGAACCTTTTCAGGACGATTAAATGAAGAGCGTATAAAGCCAATTCGTGATAAATGGAAAGGAAAGCTAGTGTTAAAAGGTGTTGCTTCTGAACAAGACACACAAGACGCTATTCGTTTGGGTTTTGATGGCATTATTGTTTCTAATCATGGTGGTAGACAGCTTGATGCTGCAGAATCTTCTATTAACTCTTTACAAGAAATCACTAAAAAATATAGCGATCAAATTGAAATAATGATGGATAGCGGTTTACGCTCTGGTCCTGATATTGCCAGAGCTATCGCATCTGGTGCCAAGTTTACCTTTATGGGAAGATCATTCCTTTATGGTTGTGGTGCTTTAGGAAATCAAGGAGGAGACCATACCATATCAATCCTTAAAACACAATTTAAGCAGGTCATGGACCAATTATGCTGTGAAAAAGTAGAAGATTTACCAAAACATTTAATCACCAATTAAGTAAAACTAACCATGAGCCAATTCAATATAGAAGAAGAAGTTATCGAGCGTATCGTAGGTGGCGAATTCGAAAGAGAGCCAATTCCCCCATCGAAATTAAAAGGATGGCAAAGTTTTTTAGGGATGTATGCCGGAGAACACGCCGCGGGAACTGAATTTATGATTGGCCCTTTGTTTTTAACTGCTGGGGTAAGTGCTTTTGACCTTATAATTGGTTTATTACTAGGGAATCTTTTAGCAGTATTAAGCTGGCGCTTTTTAACAGCAGAAATTGCGGTAAAAAACAGGTTAACATTATACTACCAGTTAGAAAAAATTTGTGGTAAAAAATTGGTTACTGGCTATAACCTTGCTAACGGAATTTTATTTTGCTTTTTAGCAGGTTCTATGATTACGGTTTCTGCTACGGCGGTGGGTATTCCTTTTGATATGGAGATGCCAAAACTAACCGATACCATGCCTAATGGTGCTACATGGATTATTATTGTGATCGCTATTGGAGCAGTAATTTCATTAATTGCCTCCAAGGGGTATGATACTGTTTCTAAGGCAGCTAACTGGATGTCTCCTATTATTGTTATTGCATTTATAGCTTGTGGCATTGTTGCTTTAAGTCAATTAGGCGTAACTAATTTTACTGATTTTTGGAATATCTGGGGAGAAGGTTCAGAACCTTTTCCTGGTCAAATAAAATACACCTTTTGGCACGTAGTGATTTGGTCTTGGTTTGCCAATGCTGCTATGCATGTAGGAATGTCTGATTTATCCGTATTTCGTTTTTCCAAAAAGGCTAGTGCCGGGTGGACAACCGCGGCAGGAATGTATGTAGGGCATTATATGGCTTGGATTGCTGCTGCATTATTATATGCGGTATACCTAAAGTCACCTGAGGCTATGGCTTTTTTAAATAATGGGGAAGCACCTCCAGTAGCACCAGGACCGCTTGCGCACAACGCTATTGGTATTTTTGGAATTATTGCCGTTGTTTTAGCAGGTTGGACAACAGCAAACCCAACCATTTATAGAGCCGGCTTAGCTTTCCAAGCGATTATTCCTAAAGTATCGACTTTTTGGGTTACGATTATTGCAGGTACTATTGCTACTATTGCAGGTTTATTTCCTGCCTTTGCTATGAAATTATTAGGTTTTGTAGCGTTATATGGATTTATTCTAGCCCCTTTTGGTGCTATTATCGTATTTGAACATTTCTTTTATAAAAAAGCAGGGATTATTAAAACCTATGCTGAGAAAGCAAACATAAGTTTTAATAGTTCTGTATTTTGGGCTTGGGCAATTAGCTTCAGTATATTCTACTTTATATCAATCCAGTTTAATGTTTTCTTATCGTTTGTAACGCTTCCAGCTTGGTTGTTGTGTGGTATTCTATTTATAGTGTTTAGTCGATATTCTCAAAAAAAAATTAATACATAATTTTAATTTGATACGTTCGATAATTTTATAGCGTTTTTTTCAATTTATACATATTAATTAATCAAGAATATGAATGTAATTAGTAATTAAAAAAGATTAGATTTAGTTTTTTATTCCTTCAAAATATATTTTATTCAATGGAAAATTTCAGATTCCAATTTATAACATTTCTTCTTATTTCTATGGTGTTTGCTTGTAATAATAAATCTACAAAAAACAATAAAAAGCAAACTTTCAGTATTTCTTCGAAAGCTTCAATTACTAATTCAACAACCTTAGACAGCTTAATTAATCATCCACCAGATGGTATGGTCTGGATTAAAGGAGGAACTTTTTTGCAAGGAGCTGTACCTCAAGATAAGATGGCAATGGATCATGAAAAACCGCAACATTCTGTTGCAGTTGATGGATTCTTTATGGATATATCAGAGGTTACAAACTCGGAATTTTCAAAATTTGTTTTGGAAACAGGTTATGTTACAGTAGCCGAAAGGCCAATTGATTGGGAAGAAATGAAGAAACAATTACCGCAAGACACACCTAAACCTAATGATTCAATTCTACAACCAGGATCATTACTTTTCAAAAAAGCAAAAGCAACAGTTCCAAATTTATATGACTTTTCACAATGGTGGGCATGGTCAATAGGTGTTAATTGGCGGCATCCTTTAGGTCCAAAAAGTAATTTAGAAGGGAGGGAGAATTATCCCGTTGTTCATGTTGCATTTGAAGATACCAAAGCTTATTGTAAATGGGCCAATCGACGATTACCAACAGAGGCCGAATGGGAATATGCCGCTAGAGGAAATAAAACGAATGCAACCTATTTTTGGGGGGACGATCTATCTCAATTATCAAAAATGGCGAATACTTGGGAAGGGGAATTCCCAGTGATGAATACATTAAAAGATGGTTTTGAAAGAATGGCACCTGTAAAATCATATCCGCCTAATACTTTTGGTTTGTATGATATGACGGGAAATGTATGGGAGTTCACAACAGATTGGTATAATACTAGGTACTATAAAGAAATTACGGCATTGCATAAAACAATTAAAAACCCTAAAGGAGCAGAAAGAGCTTATGACCCAAACAACTCATATTTACAGCAAAGAGTAATAAAAGGAGGTTCTTTTTTATGTAGTGATGTGTACTGTGCTAGTTATAGAGTTTCATCAAGAATGGGAAATAGTGTAGATTCTTCGGCAGAACATTTAGGTTTTAGAACGGTAGCAACTCCTAACATGTTGTTAAAAAAATAATGCTTTACTTAGTATAGATTTCAATAGATTTTATTAGTGCTTAGATAAAATTTTCGATAGTTTGAATGATGATTTTATAAAAACAAAAATATTTTCAAAAAGAACATTTATTTATGTTTCAAAGAACAAAATAGTATAACTCATACTTCGCTTTATTGCGTTTCTATTGATAAAAAAGGTAATATGTATAATTGGAAAGTCTTACACACAATCCCCTAGAATCCGGTTTCCATTGCGCTAAGCCCGGCCAAAAACGGAAATCGTTTCATTTTTATTCTACAAATTTGAAATTAAGTCCGCCTAAATTCTATATAAGGAGAGATAAGGATTTATAAACCTTTCAGCACATTCCCCTGCATTCCGCAAAAAAGCTACATTCCGGGAAAAGAGCTTCCCTTCAACTATCTTGGACACAATCCCCGATTTTAGCTTTCCATTCTATTAATCCTTCCCGATGCTCTGGTAAGGAACATTTCATTCCTAAGCCAAAATCGTGAATTAAGTCCGCTTTTTAATAGGAAAGCCATCGCCTTGATTTTCTTAACCGGATGTTCGGCGCGGTCTTCTTGAGCCCTTACTCGAAAATCCATAAAAATCAAACAGTTGCCTTGCAGATTTTAAGGGGTTTATAATGGATAAAGCCTTAGTTGTTTTTCAGGGCGTCGAAAAACAGGCCGGACATAACCAATTCTAGATTAAACACTGCTACTTATTTCACTTAACTATCGGTACGCTCAAACGCAACTGCGCTTAAAAGAATTGCTAATGTCCTTATGGAACTTATCAAGACTATACAAGTTTTAGTGAAAAATAAGGTTTCTACTTCCTTGAAAACCCAAGGGTTTTACTACGTCGCAAACACACCTGATTTGTTCCCGAAAAGTCTTGACAAAACCCACTATATCCATTGTGTTACGCACAGAAGAAAAGAACAAACACCCCTTAAAATTTAATTTCATTCCCTTGTATAAGGGAACCTAATAAATCAATAGGGGAAGTATAAATCATTTAAATATTTTAATATGAAAAGTATCAAAAATCTTGTACAGTTAATTGGAAATGTTGGACAAGAGCCAACCATTACAAACCTTGCCAACAACAAAAAAGTAGCTCGGTTTTCTATCGCTACAAACGAAAGCTATAAAAATAGCAAAGGCGAAAAAGTTCAGAATACAGATTGGCATACGGTTGTAGCTTGGGGTAAGACTGCCGAAATCATCGAAAAATTTGTGAGTAAAGGAAAGGAGTTAGGAGTAACTGGAAAACTCAGAACTCGAAACTACACTACCGAAGATGGTAGCGAGCGTTATGTGACCGAAGTAGAAGCAAAAGAAATTCTATTGCTAGGAAGAAAAAACGATAAGTAAAGCTTAGGAAAATCAAAGGGCGTCCCCGAAATTAAACGCCCTTTTTTTTAAAGTATTTAGTTCAATATTAATCTTTTAAAGAAAAATAATGAAAGCGCAAATTAACGAAATTAAAGAACAATTACAACATTTTAAGGGTACAGAAATGTTTTATCAAATACCAGTATTACGAACCCGATTTACGGATG
The sequence above is drawn from the Cellulophaga sp. Hel_I_12 genome and encodes:
- a CDS encoding sugar isomerase, coding for MRLDKTHIEDCNKKDLLNHTTDFDFLANSLTKNGSNVDQLVKKLADFQVAIPSWALGAGGTRFGRFGFQGEPSNLEQKIDDIGMIHALTQTAGAVSLHIPWDVPNDYAAIKEKAASHNILFDAVNSNTFQDQKNAKESYKFGSLSNTSKAVRDQAIAHNIDVINIGNKLGSKSLTVWLADGSNFPGQSNFQTVLSHTQGSLKEIYRGLPEDWKLFIEYKPYEPNFYSTVIQDWGTSFMLANECGDKAYTLVDLGHHLPNTNIEQIVATLMLKGKLGGFHFNDSKYGDDDVTVGSIKPYALFLIFNALVYGMENNPQNPYPAWMIDASHNIKDPLEDIMQSLEAIQEAYAKALLVDQKALKEAQENHDVVKCQELIQNAYRTDVRPLLAKARLVRGGALNPIEAYRTLQIRKKLIDERGANSVASGL
- a CDS encoding formylglycine-generating enzyme family protein, which encodes MENFRFQFITFLLISMVFACNNKSTKNNKKQTFSISSKASITNSTTLDSLINHPPDGMVWIKGGTFLQGAVPQDKMAMDHEKPQHSVAVDGFFMDISEVTNSEFSKFVLETGYVTVAERPIDWEEMKKQLPQDTPKPNDSILQPGSLLFKKAKATVPNLYDFSQWWAWSIGVNWRHPLGPKSNLEGRENYPVVHVAFEDTKAYCKWANRRLPTEAEWEYAARGNKTNATYFWGDDLSQLSKMANTWEGEFPVMNTLKDGFERMAPVKSYPPNTFGLYDMTGNVWEFTTDWYNTRYYKEITALHKTIKNPKGAERAYDPNNSYLQQRVIKGGSFLCSDVYCASYRVSSRMGNSVDSSAEHLGFRTVATPNMLLKK
- a CDS encoding cytosine permease; the protein is MSQFNIEEEVIERIVGGEFEREPIPPSKLKGWQSFLGMYAGEHAAGTEFMIGPLFLTAGVSAFDLIIGLLLGNLLAVLSWRFLTAEIAVKNRLTLYYQLEKICGKKLVTGYNLANGILFCFLAGSMITVSATAVGIPFDMEMPKLTDTMPNGATWIIIVIAIGAVISLIASKGYDTVSKAANWMSPIIVIAFIACGIVALSQLGVTNFTDFWNIWGEGSEPFPGQIKYTFWHVVIWSWFANAAMHVGMSDLSVFRFSKKASAGWTTAAGMYVGHYMAWIAAALLYAVYLKSPEAMAFLNNGEAPPVAPGPLAHNAIGIFGIIAVVLAGWTTANPTIYRAGLAFQAIIPKVSTFWVTIIAGTIATIAGLFPAFAMKLLGFVALYGFILAPFGAIIVFEHFFYKKAGIIKTYAEKANISFNSSVFWAWAISFSIFYFISIQFNVFLSFVTLPAWLLCGILFIVFSRYSQKKINT
- a CDS encoding alpha-hydroxy acid oxidase, which translates into the protein MAMKFNSDYPSMDDLRNKAMKRIPKFAFEYLDGGCNEDVSIVRNTADIREVQLQPRYLRNEGISSTKTKVLGMEFDAPFGIAPVGLQGLMWPNSPQILAKAAHQHNIPFILSTVTTMDIETASELTEGNAWFQLYNPAEDSLRDDIINRAEAAGCPVLVLLCDVPTFGYRPRDIRNGLALPPKMSITNILQILGKPTWAYNTLKYGQPTFETLKPYTPEGLNLKQLGQFMDRTFSGRLNEERIKPIRDKWKGKLVLKGVASEQDTQDAIRLGFDGIIVSNHGGRQLDAAESSINSLQEITKKYSDQIEIMMDSGLRSGPDIARAIASGAKFTFMGRSFLYGCGALGNQGGDHTISILKTQFKQVMDQLCCEKVEDLPKHLITN
- a CDS encoding FGGY-family carbohydrate kinase, with protein sequence MKKVTAVFDIGKTNKKFFLFDADFQEIYREYTRFELIEDEDGYPTEDLASLQIWLKEVFDRILHAEEYNIIAINFSTYGASFVHLDENGEVVTPLYNYTKTLDQSLITEFYDTYGPEIEFSTATGSSNSGMLNSGMQLYWLKHTQPKVYQKIALSLHLPQYISYIFTGIPLSEYTSIGCHTGLWDYSKKDYHSWVYQEGIHTKLPPIVSTETSINMNYNGKRIKIGVGIHDSSAALLPYVRSVKEKFILVSTGTWSIALNPFSEQLLSNEDIEKNCINYMRINGKPVKSSRLFLGNEYSLQVKELSDKFEVDKDYHKTVMFNYDTFFDIIKDFNYSFKWKSIVHENMPKETTVSYDKFEHAYHHLMIELVLLQVESIKIATGDDTIEKLFIDGGFSDNDVYIKLVSHYLRNMVLRTTDSSLGSAMGAAIAISDTKLNSKFLKKNYSLKKHIPFISK
- a CDS encoding single-stranded DNA-binding protein, whose protein sequence is MKSIKNLVQLIGNVGQEPTITNLANNKKVARFSIATNESYKNSKGEKVQNTDWHTVVAWGKTAEIIEKFVSKGKELGVTGKLRTRNYTTEDGSERYVTEVEAKEILLLGRKNDK